The Rhizobium sp. TH2 genome includes a window with the following:
- a CDS encoding ATPase domain-containing protein translates to MPKRKMPAVVSTGIAGLDKILRGGLPASNLYLLQGAPGSGKTTAALQFLRAGVEAGESCLYVTLSQTAAELEAIAVSHGWTLDGIRVEELTTSGTVNEADDQSIFLTSDLRLDETRKALEAAIDEHKPRRLVYDSLLEIRLITGDSPRFRRELIGFKSFLSKRKVVALLLDTQTPGSDRSGEEVEGLGHGVIRFDKALEEYGGVRRRVEVSKMRGVPVADGYHDMAIREGEGVVVFPRIMPSTASETTKPDLIKSGVAALDDMFGGGQEAGTTTLVIGQSGTGKSTMSSLYATAALERGESVALFLFEERLETFFRRSEGLGMELRQFHKDGKLILRDFNPNEISPGEFGQIVQDAVAENKVRVVVIDSLTGYLSSLPHRDKAVRDIQSLLKFLARSGVLTMLIVAQHGLLGQNVGIDVDVSFLGDTVLLLRIVEHEGRLRRNITVVKKRHGPHDLNVQELLIESGSVSVVAYNPLPDPK, encoded by the coding sequence ATGCCAAAACGAAAAATGCCCGCTGTTGTCAGCACCGGAATTGCAGGACTTGACAAGATCCTGCGTGGGGGCTTGCCGGCATCCAATCTCTATTTGCTTCAGGGAGCACCGGGATCCGGCAAGACGACGGCAGCACTGCAGTTCCTGCGTGCCGGCGTGGAGGCCGGCGAAAGCTGTCTCTATGTGACGTTGTCACAGACGGCCGCTGAGCTGGAGGCTATTGCCGTTTCGCACGGCTGGACGCTCGATGGCATTCGCGTCGAAGAATTGACCACCTCCGGCACCGTGAATGAAGCGGATGACCAAAGCATATTTCTCACATCGGACCTGCGGCTTGATGAGACGCGGAAGGCTCTCGAAGCTGCCATCGATGAACATAAACCGCGCCGCCTCGTCTATGATTCGCTGTTGGAGATCCGCCTGATCACAGGTGACTCGCCGCGTTTTCGTCGGGAGCTTATCGGCTTTAAGTCCTTCCTTTCCAAACGGAAAGTGGTAGCCCTTCTGCTTGATACGCAGACCCCTGGCAGCGACCGCAGCGGTGAGGAAGTGGAAGGCCTGGGCCACGGCGTCATTCGCTTCGACAAGGCACTGGAGGAGTATGGGGGAGTCCGCCGTCGCGTCGAAGTCTCCAAGATGCGCGGCGTTCCGGTGGCCGACGGTTATCATGATATGGCAATTCGTGAAGGTGAGGGCGTGGTCGTGTTTCCGCGGATCATGCCGAGCACCGCGTCGGAGACGACGAAACCTGACCTGATCAAATCTGGCGTCGCAGCGCTCGATGATATGTTCGGCGGCGGTCAGGAGGCCGGAACCACGACGCTTGTCATCGGTCAGTCGGGCACCGGCAAGTCGACAATGTCGTCGCTCTATGCAACCGCGGCGCTTGAACGTGGTGAGAGTGTCGCGCTGTTTCTGTTCGAAGAGCGCTTGGAGACGTTCTTTCGTCGCTCCGAGGGCTTGGGGATGGAGCTGAGACAATTCCACAAGGACGGCAAACTGATCCTGCGCGATTTCAACCCGAACGAAATCTCGCCCGGTGAGTTCGGCCAGATCGTTCAGGATGCAGTCGCCGAAAACAAGGTGAGAGTCGTCGTCATCGACAGCCTGACGGGATATCTGAGCTCGCTGCCGCACCGGGATAAAGCCGTTCGTGATATCCAGTCTCTTCTCAAATTCCTCGCACGCTCCGGTGTCCTGACCATGCTGATTGTTGCTCAGCATGGCCTGCTCGGGCAAAACGTGGGCATCGATGTCGACGTCAGCTTCCTCGGTGACACAGTTCTCCTCCTGCGGATCGTGGAGCATGAAGGCCGGTTGCGCCGGAATATCACCGTGGTCAAAAAACGTCACGGGCCACACGATCTCAACGTCCAGGAACTTCTGATCGAAAGTGGAAGCGTCAGCGTCGTCGCCTACAATCCACTTCCTGATCCGAAATGA
- a CDS encoding cold-shock protein translates to MTTGTVKWFNSTKGFGFIQPDNGGADAFVHISAVERAGMREIVEGQKIGYEMERDNKSGKMSACNLQAA, encoded by the coding sequence ATGACCACTGGCACAGTTAAATGGTTCAATTCCACCAAGGGCTTCGGCTTCATTCAGCCTGACAATGGCGGCGCTGACGCGTTCGTTCACATCTCGGCCGTCGAACGCGCCGGAATGCGCGAAATCGTCGAAGGCCAGAAGATTGGTTACGAGATGGAGCGCGACAACAAGTCGGGCAAGATGTCGGCCTGCAATCTCCAGGCTGCTTAA
- a CDS encoding transglutaminase family protein produces MTKLSIHHRTTYRYREAVSLSPHRMMLRPRESHELKLLSHDLSISPEAQINWSHDVFGNAVATASFKTPADTLVVESVAEVDLTAAQWPIFDIDVSAISYPFLYSDRDRIDLGALAAPQYVDADNKLGIWVNGFVAGNPTDTLSLLKDISLGIASTISYQSREAEGTQGPLDTLARGWGSCRDFAVLFAEAVRSLGFGARIVSGYLFKPDGSLAGSTDSGSTHAWAEVFIPGAGWITFDPTNRSMGGANLIPVAMTRDIAQAIPVSGSFTGRADAFLTMDVAVEVQEIKAAT; encoded by the coding sequence TTGACGAAACTTAGCATTCACCACCGGACGACCTATCGATACCGAGAGGCCGTTTCACTATCGCCGCACAGAATGATGCTGCGGCCTCGAGAAAGCCATGAGCTGAAACTCCTCAGTCATGATCTTTCGATCTCTCCCGAGGCGCAGATCAACTGGTCACATGATGTGTTCGGCAACGCCGTAGCGACCGCCTCCTTCAAGACTCCAGCCGACACCCTCGTGGTGGAAAGCGTCGCAGAGGTGGACCTCACGGCGGCGCAGTGGCCGATCTTCGATATCGACGTTTCAGCGATCAGTTACCCGTTCCTCTATTCGGACCGGGACCGGATCGATCTTGGCGCTTTGGCGGCGCCGCAGTATGTCGATGCGGACAACAAGCTCGGCATATGGGTCAATGGGTTTGTCGCTGGAAATCCGACTGACACACTTTCGCTGCTCAAGGACATCAGTCTGGGCATCGCATCTACGATTTCCTACCAAAGCCGGGAAGCGGAAGGCACACAGGGACCATTGGATACGCTTGCGCGCGGATGGGGTTCCTGCAGGGATTTCGCGGTCCTGTTTGCGGAGGCGGTGAGAAGCCTCGGCTTCGGTGCCCGCATCGTCTCCGGCTACCTGTTCAAGCCGGACGGGTCGCTTGCGGGATCGACAGACAGCGGCTCGACGCATGCCTGGGCCGAAGTATTCATCCCCGGTGCGGGCTGGATTACATTCGACCCAACCAACCGCAGCATGGGCGGCGCCAATCTCATACCGGTCGCGATGACGCGCGACATCGCACAGGCCATTCCCGTGTCCGGCAGCTTCACGGGCCGGGCGGATGCATTCCTTACTATGGATGTCGCGGTCGAAGTTCAGGAAATCAAAGCAGCGACATGA
- a CDS encoding sensor histidine kinase, whose protein sequence is MNGVFIESELDWVLILAPFRKDADYIMALLGEQKVEVKAGRTDDDVTHLLSLSPGVIIIAHEALNPSVLASIGEHLASQPDWSEVPILILLERAAPISRIRSRLERSWPGARLLFHIRPIARLELMNSIQSNLLVRLRQRQVRNAIERERELRLELNHRIKNILASVSSIFRMTRRGATTVDELAGDFTGRLQALSSVHTAVFEANGEDVSLSSMVELTVSPYNSKGLNRIRARGPNISISRDAATTIALCLHELITNAIKYGALSQDDGVVDIVWAVSEENEPVVSLQWTEAGGPDVVEPTRQGYGTRYIRSALASVFGSVPEIAFAPSGFRCSVAGPLSRLSTK, encoded by the coding sequence ATGAACGGAGTTTTTATCGAGAGCGAGCTTGATTGGGTGCTCATCCTTGCACCGTTCCGCAAGGACGCCGATTATATCATGGCCCTGCTGGGCGAGCAGAAGGTGGAGGTGAAGGCCGGACGGACCGACGATGACGTAACCCATCTTCTCTCCTTGTCTCCTGGCGTGATCATCATCGCACATGAAGCCCTGAATCCGAGCGTACTCGCCAGCATAGGCGAGCATCTCGCTTCGCAGCCCGATTGGTCAGAAGTACCGATCCTCATCTTGCTGGAGCGCGCCGCGCCGATTTCCAGAATTCGCAGTCGTTTGGAACGCTCCTGGCCGGGCGCGCGCCTTCTGTTTCATATCCGCCCGATTGCGCGATTGGAATTGATGAACAGCATTCAATCGAATCTGCTGGTTCGGCTACGGCAACGCCAGGTGCGCAACGCCATAGAGCGCGAGAGGGAATTGCGCCTCGAGCTCAACCACCGGATCAAGAATATTCTGGCAAGCGTTAGCTCGATCTTCCGGATGACGCGACGCGGAGCGACGACCGTTGACGAATTGGCTGGTGATTTCACCGGTCGGCTGCAGGCACTTTCCAGTGTCCACACGGCAGTTTTTGAGGCCAATGGCGAGGACGTCTCGCTGTCGTCCATGGTTGAACTGACGGTGTCGCCGTACAACAGCAAGGGCTTGAATCGTATCCGTGCCCGCGGACCGAATATTTCCATCAGCCGTGATGCTGCGACCACGATCGCCCTTTGTCTCCATGAGCTTATTACCAACGCCATCAAGTATGGCGCGCTTTCGCAGGATGACGGCGTTGTCGACATCGTCTGGGCGGTTTCGGAAGAGAACGAGCCGGTTGTCTCACTACAGTGGACGGAGGCCGGCGGCCCTGATGTCGTCGAGCCGACACGGCAAGGCTACGGCACGCGCTACATCCGCTCAGCGCTGGCATCCGTGTTTGGATCAGTTCCGGAGATCGCCTTTGCGCCAAGTGGGTTTCGATGCAGCGTCGCTGGTCCTTTGAGCCGATTGTCGACCAAATAG
- a CDS encoding response regulator yields the protein MGDNGITVLVVEDETLVRLDMVFALEDQGFTVHQAADADEAIEVLNTHIEIRLMFTDIDMPGSMDGLKLAAAVRDRWPPIRIIVTSGHRHLSDELLPVEGRFFAKPYDTSIA from the coding sequence GTGGGCGACAACGGCATCACGGTTCTGGTCGTCGAGGACGAAACTCTTGTCCGCTTGGACATGGTGTTCGCTCTCGAAGACCAGGGATTTACCGTTCACCAAGCGGCCGACGCGGATGAAGCGATCGAAGTCTTAAACACGCACATCGAAATTCGTTTGATGTTCACCGACATCGACATGCCTGGAAGTATGGACGGCTTAAAGCTCGCCGCCGCAGTGCGAGACAGATGGCCGCCGATCAGGATAATCGTCACGTCAGGACATCGACACCTGAGCGACGAGCTGCTTCCCGTCGAAGGCAGGTTTTTTGCCAAACCCTACGATACGTCCATCGCATAG
- a CDS encoding DUF1236 domain-containing protein has protein sequence MKNVLAGSILALSISFPVFAQDVVVVPDPVTTWVTEQPMDGDVVVEEKFVVGDALPDKVVIKTVKDHDDYGFAVVNKKRVIVEPKTRKVVKIID, from the coding sequence ATGAAGAACGTTCTAGCCGGCTCAATTCTAGCCCTGTCCATTTCCTTCCCGGTATTCGCTCAGGACGTCGTGGTCGTTCCTGATCCGGTGACGACTTGGGTAACCGAGCAGCCGATGGACGGCGATGTCGTGGTGGAAGAGAAGTTCGTTGTCGGCGACGCCCTGCCTGACAAAGTCGTGATCAAGACTGTCAAGGACCACGACGACTACGGCTTTGCCGTCGTCAACAAGAAGCGTGTGATCGTCGAGCCCAAGACCCGCAAGGTCGTGAAGATCATCGACTAA